Proteins encoded in a region of the Oncorhynchus keta strain PuntledgeMale-10-30-2019 chromosome 3, Oket_V2, whole genome shotgun sequence genome:
- the LOC118367612 gene encoding uncharacterized protein LOC118367612 isoform X20 produces the protein MALEQSTGALEYWRCGLEQCTGALEYWRCGLEQCTGALEYWRYGLEQSTGALEYWRYGLEQSTGALEYWRCGLEQSTGALEYWRCGLEQCTGALEYWRCGLEQSTGALEYWRCGLEQCTGALEYWRCGLEQCTGALECWSSVLGPWSTGGVGWSSVLGP, from the exons ATGGCCCTGGAGCAGTCTACTGGGGCCCTGGAGTACTGGAGGTGTGGGCTGGAGCAGTGTACTGGGGCCCTGGAGTACTGGAGGTGTGGGCTGGAGCAGTGTACTGGGGCCCTGGAGTACTGGAG GTATGGGCTGGAGCAGTCTACTGGGGCCCTGGAGTACTGGAGGTATGGGCTGGAGCAGTCTACTGGGGCCCTGGAGTACTGGAGGT GTGGGCTGGAGCAGTCTACTGGGGCCCTGGAGTACTGGAGGTGTGGGCTGGAGCAGTGTACTGGGGCCCTGGAGTACTGGAG GTGTGGGCTGGAGCAGTCTACTGGGGCCCTGGAGTACTGGAG GTGTGGGCTGGAGCAGTGTACTGGGGCCCTGGAGTACTGGAGGTGTGGGCTGGAGCAGTGTACTGGGGCCCTGGAGTGCTGGAGCAGTGTACTGGGGCCCTGGAGTACTGGAGGTGTGGGCTGGAGCAGTGTACTTGGGCCCTAG
- the LOC118367612 gene encoding uncharacterized protein LOC118367612 isoform X15 — MALEQSTGALEYWRCGLEQCTGALEYWRCGLEQCTGALEYWRCELEQCTGALEYWRYGLEQSTGALEYWRYGLEQSTGALEYWRCGLEQCTGALEYWRCGLEQSTGALEYWRCGLEQCTGALEYWRCGLEQCTGALEYWRCGLEQCTGALECWSSVLGPWSTGGVGWSSVLGP, encoded by the exons ATGGCCCTGGAGCAGTCTACTGGGGCCCTGGAGTACTGGAGGTGTGGGCTGGAGCAGTGTACTGGGGCCCTGGAGTACTGGAGGTGTGGGCTGGAGCAGTGTACTGGGGCCCTGGAGTACTGGAGGTGTGAGCTGGAGCAGTGTACTGGGGCCCTGGAGTACTGGAGGTATGGGCTGGAGCAGTCTACTGGGGCCCTGGAGTACTGGAGGTATGGGCTGGAGCAGTCTACTGGGGCCCTGGAGTACTGGAG GTGTGGGCTGGAGCAGTGTACTGGGGCCCTGGAGTACTGGAG GTGTGGGCTGGAGCAGTCTACTGGGGCCCTGGAGTACTGGAG GTGTGGGCTGGAGCAGTGTACTGGGGCCCTGGAGTACTGGAGGTGTGGGCTGGAGCAGTGTACTGGGGCCCTGGAGTACTGGAGGTGTGGGCTGGAGCAGTGTACTGGGGCCCTGGAGTGCTGGAGCAGTGTACTGGGGCCCTGGAGTACTGGAGGTGTGGGCTGGAGCAGTGTACTTGGGCCCTAG
- the LOC118367612 gene encoding uncharacterized protein LOC118367612 isoform X11, with protein MALEQSTGALEYWRCGLEQCTGALEYWRCGLEQCTGALEYWRYGLEQSTGALEYWRYGLEQSTGALEYWRCGLEQSTGALEYWRCGLEQCTGALEYWRCGLEQCTGALEYWRCGLEQSTGALEYWRCGLEQCTGALEYWRCGLEQCTGALECWSSVLGPWSTGGVGWSSVLGP; from the exons ATGGCCCTGGAGCAGTCTACTGGGGCCCTGGAGTACTGGAGGTGTGGGCTGGAGCAGTGTACTGGGGCCCTGGAGTACTGGAGGTGTGGGCTGGAGCAGTGTACTGGGGCCCTGGAGTACTGGAG GTATGGGCTGGAGCAGTCTACTGGGGCCCTGGAGTACTGGAGGTATGGGCTGGAGCAGTCTACTGGGGCCCTGGAGTACTGGAGGT GTGGGCTGGAGCAGTCTACTGGGGCCCTGGAGTACTGGAGGTGTGGGCTGGAGCAGTGTACTGGGGCCCTGGAGTACTGGAGGTGTGGGCTGGAGCAGTGTACTGGGGCCCTGGAGTACTGGAG GTGTGGGCTGGAGCAGTCTACTGGGGCCCTGGAGTACTGGAG GTGTGGGCTGGAGCAGTGTACTGGGGCCCTGGAGTACTGGAGGTGTGGGCTGGAGCAGTGTACTGGGGCCCTGGAGTGCTGGAGCAGTGTACTGGGGCCCTGGAGTACTGGAGGTGTGGGCTGGAGCAGTGTACTTGGGCCCTAG
- the LOC118367612 gene encoding uncharacterized protein LOC118367612 isoform X13: MALEQSTGALEYWRCGLEQCTGALEYWRCGLEQCTGALEYWRYGLEQSTGALEYWRYGLEQSTGALEYWRCGLEQSTGALEYWRCGLEQCTGALEYWRCGLEQSTGALEYWRCGLEQCTGALEYWRCGLEQCTGALEYWRCGLEQCTGALECWSSVLGPWSTGGVGWSSVLGP, translated from the exons ATGGCCCTGGAGCAGTCTACTGGGGCCCTGGAGTACTGGAGGTGTGGGCTGGAGCAGTGTACTGGGGCCCTGGAGTACTGGAGGTGTGGGCTGGAGCAGTGTACTGGGGCCCTGGAGTACTGGAG GTATGGGCTGGAGCAGTCTACTGGGGCCCTGGAGTACTGGAGGTATGGGCTGGAGCAGTCTACTGGGGCCCTGGAGTACTGGAGGT GTGGGCTGGAGCAGTCTACTGGGGCCCTGGAGTACTGGAGGTGTGGGCTGGAGCAGTGTACTGGGGCCCTGGAGTACTGGAG GTGTGGGCTGGAGCAGTCTACTGGGGCCCTGGAGTACTGGAG GTGTGGGCTGGAGCAGTGTACTGGGGCCCTGGAGTACTGGAGGTGTGGGCTGGAGCAGTGTACTGGGGCCCTGGAGTACTGGAGGTGTGGGCTGGAGCAGTGTACTGGGGCCCTGGAGTGCTGGAGCAGTGTACTGGGGCCCTGGAGTACTGGAGGTGTGGGCTGGAGCAGTGTACTTGGGCCCTAG
- the LOC118367612 gene encoding uncharacterized protein LOC118367612 isoform X6: MALEQSTGALEYWRCGLEQCTGALEYWRCGLEQCTGALEYWRYGLEQSTGALEYWRYGLEQSTGALEYWRCGLEQSTGALEYWRCGLEQCTGALEYWRCGLEQCTGALEYWRCGLEQSTGALEYWRCGLEQCTGALEYWRCGLEQCTGALEYWRCGLEQCTGALECWSSVLGPWSTGGVGWSSVLGP, encoded by the exons ATGGCCCTGGAGCAGTCTACTGGGGCCCTGGAGTACTGGAGGTGTGGGCTGGAGCAGTGTACTGGGGCCCTGGAGTACTGGAGGTGTGGGCTGGAGCAGTGTACTGGGGCCCTGGAGTACTGGAG GTATGGGCTGGAGCAGTCTACTGGGGCCCTGGAGTACTGGAGGTATGGGCTGGAGCAGTCTACTGGGGCCCTGGAGTACTGGAGGT GTGGGCTGGAGCAGTCTACTGGGGCCCTGGAGTACTGGAGGTGTGGGCTGGAGCAGTGTACTGGGGCCCTGGAGTACTGGAGGTGTGGGCTGGAGCAGTGTACTGGGGCCCTGGAGTACTGGAG GTGTGGGCTGGAGCAGTCTACTGGGGCCCTGGAGTACTGGAG GTGTGGGCTGGAGCAGTGTACTGGGGCCCTGGAGTACTGGAGGTGTGGGCTGGAGCAGTGTACTGGGGCCCTGGAGTACTGGAGGTGTGGGCTGGAGCAGTGTACTGGGGCCCTGGAGTGCTGGAGCAGTGTACTGGGGCCCTGGAGTACTGGAGGTGTGGGCTGGAGCAGTGTACTTGGGCCCTAG
- the LOC118367612 gene encoding uncharacterized protein LOC118367612 isoform X17: MALEQSTGALEYWRCGLEQCTGALEYWRCGLEQSTGALEYWRCGLEQCTGALEYWRCGLEQCTGALEYWRYGLEQSTGALEYWRCGLEQSTGALEYWRCGLEQCTGALEYWRCGLEQCTGALEYWRCGLEQCTGALECWSSVLGPWSTGGVGWSSVLGP; encoded by the exons ATGGCCCTGGAGCAGTCTACTGGGGCCCTGGAGTACTGGAGGTGTGGGCTGGAGCAGTGTACTGGGGCCCTGGAGTACTGGAGGT GTGGGCTGGAGCAGTCTACTGGGGCCCTGGAGTACTGGAGGTGTGGGCTGGAGCAGTGTACTGGGGCCCTGGAGTACTGGAGGTGTGGGCTGGAGCAGTGTACTGGGGCCCTGGAGTACTGGAGGTATGGGCTGGAGCAGTCTACTGGGGCCCTGGAGTACTGGAGGTGTGGGCTGGAGCAGTCTACTGGGGCCCTGGAGTACTGGAG GTGTGGGCTGGAGCAGTGTACTGGGGCCCTGGAGTACTGGAGGTGTGGGCTGGAGCAGTGTACTGGGGCCCTGGAGTACTGGAGGTGTGGGCTGGAGCAGTGTACTGGGGCCCTGGAGTGCTGGAGCAGTGTACTGGGGCCCTGGAGTACTGGAGGTGTGGGCTGGAGCAGTGTACTTGGGCCCTAG
- the LOC118367612 gene encoding uncharacterized protein LOC118367612 isoform X7, whose protein sequence is MALEQSTGALEYWRCGLEQCTGALEYWRYGLEQSTGALEYWRYGLEQSTGALEYWRCGLEQSTGALEYWRCGLEQCTGALEYWRCGLEQCTGALEYWRYGLEQSTGALEYWRCGLEQSTGALEYWRCGLEQCTGALEYWRCGLEQCTGALEYWRCGLEQCTGALECWSSVLGPWSTGGVGWSSVLGP, encoded by the exons ATGGCCCTGGAGCAGTCTACTGGGGCCCTGGAGTACTGGAGGTGTGGGCTGGAGCAGTGTACTGGGGCCCTGGAGTACTGGAG GTATGGGCTGGAGCAGTCTACTGGGGCCCTGGAGTACTGGAGGTATGGGCTGGAGCAGTCTACTGGGGCCCTGGAGTACTGGAGGT GTGGGCTGGAGCAGTCTACTGGGGCCCTGGAGTACTGGAGGTGTGGGCTGGAGCAGTGTACTGGGGCCCTGGAGTACTGGAGGTGTGGGCTGGAGCAGTGTACTGGGGCCCTGGAGTACTGGAGGTATGGGCTGGAGCAGTCTACTGGGGCCCTGGAGTACTGGAGGTGTGGGCTGGAGCAGTCTACTGGGGCCCTGGAGTACTGGAG GTGTGGGCTGGAGCAGTGTACTGGGGCCCTGGAGTACTGGAGGTGTGGGCTGGAGCAGTGTACTGGGGCCCTGGAGTACTGGAGGTGTGGGCTGGAGCAGTGTACTGGGGCCCTGGAGTGCTGGAGCAGTGTACTGGGGCCCTGGAGTACTGGAGGTGTGGGCTGGAGCAGTGTACTTGGGCCCTAG
- the LOC118367612 gene encoding uncharacterized protein LOC118367612 isoform X12, translated as MALEQSTGALEYWRCGLEQCTGALEYWRYGLEQSTGALEYWRCGLEQSTGALEYWRCGLEQCTGALEYWRCGLEQCTGALEYWRYGLEQSTGALEYWRCGLEQSTGALEYWRCGLEQCTGALEYWRCGLEQCTGALEYWRCGLEQCTGALECWSSVLGPWSTGGVGWSSVLGP; from the exons ATGGCCCTGGAGCAGTCTACTGGGGCCCTGGAGTACTGGAGGTGTGGGCTGGAGCAGTGTACTGGGGCCCTGGAGTACTGGAG GTATGGGCTGGAGCAGTCTACTGGGGCCCTGGAGTACTGGAGGT GTGGGCTGGAGCAGTCTACTGGGGCCCTGGAGTACTGGAGGTGTGGGCTGGAGCAGTGTACTGGGGCCCTGGAGTACTGGAGGTGTGGGCTGGAGCAGTGTACTGGGGCCCTGGAGTACTGGAGGTATGGGCTGGAGCAGTCTACTGGGGCCCTGGAGTACTGGAGGTGTGGGCTGGAGCAGTCTACTGGGGCCCTGGAGTACTGGAG GTGTGGGCTGGAGCAGTGTACTGGGGCCCTGGAGTACTGGAGGTGTGGGCTGGAGCAGTGTACTGGGGCCCTGGAGTACTGGAGGTGTGGGCTGGAGCAGTGTACTGGGGCCCTGGAGTGCTGGAGCAGTGTACTGGGGCCCTGGAGTACTGGAGGTGTGGGCTGGAGCAGTGTACTTGGGCCCTAG
- the LOC118367612 gene encoding uncharacterized protein LOC118367612 isoform X3: MALEQSTGALEYWRCGLEQCTGALEYWRCGLEQCTGALEYWRYGLEQSTGALEYWRYGLEQSTGALEYWRCGLEQSTGALEYWRCGLEQCTGALEYWRCGLEQCTGALEYWRYGLEQSTGALEYWRCGLEQSTGALEYWRCGLEQCTGALEYWRCGLEQCTGALECWSSVLGPWSTGGVGWSSVLGP; encoded by the exons ATGGCCCTGGAGCAGTCTACTGGGGCCCTGGAGTACTGGAGGTGTGGGCTGGAGCAGTGTACTGGGGCCCTGGAGTACTGGAGGTGTGGGCTGGAGCAGTGTACTGGGGCCCTGGAGTACTGGAG GTATGGGCTGGAGCAGTCTACTGGGGCCCTGGAGTACTGGAGGTATGGGCTGGAGCAGTCTACTGGGGCCCTGGAGTACTGGAGGT GTGGGCTGGAGCAGTCTACTGGGGCCCTGGAGTACTGGAGGTGTGGGCTGGAGCAGTGTACTGGGGCCCTGGAGTACTGGAGGTGTGGGCTGGAGCAGTGTACTGGGGCCCTGGAGTACTGGAGGTATGGGCTGGAGCAGTCTACTGGGGCCCTGGAGTACTGGAGGTGTGGGCTGGAGCAGTCTACTGGGGCCCTGGAGTACTGGAG GTGTGGGCTGGAGCAGTGTACTGGGGCCCTGGAGTACTGGAGGTGTGGGCTGGAGCAGTGTACTGGGGCCCTGGAGTGCTGGAGCAGTGTACTGGGGCCCTGGAGTACTGGAGGTGTGGGCTGGAGCAGTGTACTTGGGCCCTAG
- the LOC118367612 gene encoding uncharacterized protein LOC118367612 isoform X8, translated as MALEQSTGALEYWRCGLEQCTGALEYWRCGLEQCTGALEYWRCELEQCTGALEYWRYGLEQSTGALEYWRYGLEQSTGALEYWRCGLEQCTGALEYWRYGLEQSTGALEYWRCGLEQSTGALEYWRCGLEQCTGALEYWRCGLEQCTGALEYWRCGLEQCTGALECWSSVLGPWSTGGVGWSSVLGP; from the exons ATGGCCCTGGAGCAGTCTACTGGGGCCCTGGAGTACTGGAGGTGTGGGCTGGAGCAGTGTACTGGGGCCCTGGAGTACTGGAGGTGTGGGCTGGAGCAGTGTACTGGGGCCCTGGAGTACTGGAGGTGTGAGCTGGAGCAGTGTACTGGGGCCCTGGAGTACTGGAGGTATGGGCTGGAGCAGTCTACTGGGGCCCTGGAGTACTGGAGGTATGGGCTGGAGCAGTCTACTGGGGCCCTGGAGTACTGGAG GTGTGGGCTGGAGCAGTGTACTGGGGCCCTGGAGTACTGGAGGTATGGGCTGGAGCAGTCTACTGGGGCCCTGGAGTACTGGAGGTGTGGGCTGGAGCAGTCTACTGGGGCCCTGGAGTACTGGAG GTGTGGGCTGGAGCAGTGTACTGGGGCCCTGGAGTACTGGAGGTGTGGGCTGGAGCAGTGTACTGGGGCCCTGGAGTACTGGAGGTGTGGGCTGGAGCAGTGTACTGGGGCCCTGGAGTGCTGGAGCAGTGTACTGGGGCCCTGGAGTACTGGAGGTGTGGGCTGGAGCAGTGTACTTGGGCCCTAG
- the LOC118367612 gene encoding uncharacterized protein LOC118367612 isoform X5, with translation MALEQSTGALEYWRCGLEQCTGALEYWRCGLEQCTGALEYWRYGLEQSTGALEYWRCGLEQSTGALEYWRCGLEQCTGALEYWRCGLEQCTGALEYWRYGLEQSTGALEYWRCGLEQSTGALEYWRCGLEQCTGALEYWRCGLEQCTGALEYWRCGLEQCTGALECWSSVLGPWSTGGVGWSSVLGP, from the exons ATGGCCCTGGAGCAGTCTACTGGGGCCCTGGAGTACTGGAGGTGTGGGCTGGAGCAGTGTACTGGGGCCCTGGAGTACTGGAGGTGTGGGCTGGAGCAGTGTACTGGGGCCCTGGAGTACTGGAG GTATGGGCTGGAGCAGTCTACTGGGGCCCTGGAGTACTGGAGGT GTGGGCTGGAGCAGTCTACTGGGGCCCTGGAGTACTGGAGGTGTGGGCTGGAGCAGTGTACTGGGGCCCTGGAGTACTGGAGGTGTGGGCTGGAGCAGTGTACTGGGGCCCTGGAGTACTGGAGGTATGGGCTGGAGCAGTCTACTGGGGCCCTGGAGTACTGGAGGTGTGGGCTGGAGCAGTCTACTGGGGCCCTGGAGTACTGGAG GTGTGGGCTGGAGCAGTGTACTGGGGCCCTGGAGTACTGGAGGTGTGGGCTGGAGCAGTGTACTGGGGCCCTGGAGTACTGGAGGTGTGGGCTGGAGCAGTGTACTGGGGCCCTGGAGTGCTGGAGCAGTGTACTGGGGCCCTGGAGTACTGGAGGTGTGGGCTGGAGCAGTGTACTTGGGCCCTAG
- the LOC118367612 gene encoding uncharacterized protein LOC118367612 isoform X16 has protein sequence MALEQSTGALEYWRCGLEQCTGALEYWRCGLEQCTGALEYWRYGLEQSTGALEYWRYGLEQSTGALEYWRCGLEQSTGALEYWRYGLEQSTGALEYWRCGLEQSTGALEYWRCGLEQCTGALEYWRCGLEQCTGALEYWRCGLEQCTGALECWSSVLGPWSTGGVGWSSVLGP, from the exons ATGGCCCTGGAGCAGTCTACTGGGGCCCTGGAGTACTGGAGGTGTGGGCTGGAGCAGTGTACTGGGGCCCTGGAGTACTGGAGGTGTGGGCTGGAGCAGTGTACTGGGGCCCTGGAGTACTGGAG GTATGGGCTGGAGCAGTCTACTGGGGCCCTGGAGTACTGGAGGTATGGGCTGGAGCAGTCTACTGGGGCCCTGGAGTACTGGAGGT GTGGGCTGGAGCAGTCTACTGGGGCCCTGGAGTACTGGAG GTATGGGCTGGAGCAGTCTACTGGGGCCCTGGAGTACTGGAGGTGTGGGCTGGAGCAGTCTACTGGGGCCCTGGAGTACTGGAG GTGTGGGCTGGAGCAGTGTACTGGGGCCCTGGAGTACTGGAGGTGTGGGCTGGAGCAGTGTACTGGGGCCCTGGAGTACTGGAGGTGTGGGCTGGAGCAGTGTACTGGGGCCCTGGAGTGCTGGAGCAGTGTACTGGGGCCCTGGAGTACTGGAGGTGTGGGCTGGAGCAGTGTACTTGGGCCCTAG
- the LOC118367612 gene encoding uncharacterized protein LOC118367612 isoform X19 yields MALEQSTGALEYWRCGLEQCTGALEYWRCGLEQCTGALEYWRYGLEQSTGALEYWRYGLEQSTGALEYWRYGLEQSTGALEYWRCGLEQSTGALEYWRCGLEQCTGALEYWRCGLEQCTGALEYWRCGLEQCTGALECWSSVLGPWSTGGVGWSSVLGP; encoded by the exons ATGGCCCTGGAGCAGTCTACTGGGGCCCTGGAGTACTGGAGGTGTGGGCTGGAGCAGTGTACTGGGGCCCTGGAGTACTGGAGGTGTGGGCTGGAGCAGTGTACTGGGGCCCTGGAGTACTGGAG GTATGGGCTGGAGCAGTCTACTGGGGCCCTGGAGTACTGGAGGTATGGGCTGGAGCAGTCTACTGGGGCCCTGGAGTACTGGAG GTATGGGCTGGAGCAGTCTACTGGGGCCCTGGAGTACTGGAGGTGTGGGCTGGAGCAGTCTACTGGGGCCCTGGAGTACTGGAG GTGTGGGCTGGAGCAGTGTACTGGGGCCCTGGAGTACTGGAGGTGTGGGCTGGAGCAGTGTACTGGGGCCCTGGAGTACTGGAGGTGTGGGCTGGAGCAGTGTACTGGGGCCCTGGAGTGCTGGAGCAGTGTACTGGGGCCCTGGAGTACTGGAGGTGTGGGCTGGAGCAGTGTACTTGGGCCCTAG
- the LOC118367612 gene encoding uncharacterized protein LOC118367612 isoform X14: protein MALEQSTGALEYWRCGLEQCTGALEYWRCGLEQCTGALEYWRYGLEQSTGALEYWRCGLEQCTGALEYWRCGLEQCTGALEYWRYGLEQSTGALEYWRCGLEQSTGALEYWRCGLEQCTGALEYWRCGLEQCTGALEYWRCGLEQCTGALECWSSVLGPWSTGGVGWSSVLGP from the exons ATGGCCCTGGAGCAGTCTACTGGGGCCCTGGAGTACTGGAGGTGTGGGCTGGAGCAGTGTACTGGGGCCCTGGAGTACTGGAGGTGTGGGCTGGAGCAGTGTACTGGGGCCCTGGAGTACTGGAG GTATGGGCTGGAGCAGTCTACTGGGGCCCTGGAGTACTGGAG GTGTGGGCTGGAGCAGTGTACTGGGGCCCTGGAGTACTGGAGGTGTGGGCTGGAGCAGTGTACTGGGGCCCTGGAGTACTGGAGGTATGGGCTGGAGCAGTCTACTGGGGCCCTGGAGTACTGGAGGTGTGGGCTGGAGCAGTCTACTGGGGCCCTGGAGTACTGGAG GTGTGGGCTGGAGCAGTGTACTGGGGCCCTGGAGTACTGGAGGTGTGGGCTGGAGCAGTGTACTGGGGCCCTGGAGTACTGGAGGTGTGGGCTGGAGCAGTGTACTGGGGCCCTGGAGTGCTGGAGCAGTGTACTGGGGCCCTGGAGTACTGGAGGTGTGGGCTGGAGCAGTGTACTTGGGCCCTAG
- the LOC118367612 gene encoding uncharacterized protein LOC118367612 isoform X4: protein MALEQSTGALEYWRCGLEQCTGALEYWRCGLEQCTGALEYWRYGLEQSTGALEYWRYGLEQSTGALEYWRCGLEQCTGALEYWRCGLEQCTGALEYWRYGLEQSTGALEYWRCGLEQSTGALEYWRCGLEQCTGALEYWRCGLEQCTGALEYWRCGLEQCTGALECWSSVLGPWSTGGVGWSSVLGP from the exons ATGGCCCTGGAGCAGTCTACTGGGGCCCTGGAGTACTGGAGGTGTGGGCTGGAGCAGTGTACTGGGGCCCTGGAGTACTGGAGGTGTGGGCTGGAGCAGTGTACTGGGGCCCTGGAGTACTGGAG GTATGGGCTGGAGCAGTCTACTGGGGCCCTGGAGTACTGGAGGTATGGGCTGGAGCAGTCTACTGGGGCCCTGGAGTACTGGAG GTGTGGGCTGGAGCAGTGTACTGGGGCCCTGGAGTACTGGAGGTGTGGGCTGGAGCAGTGTACTGGGGCCCTGGAGTACTGGAGGTATGGGCTGGAGCAGTCTACTGGGGCCCTGGAGTACTGGAGGTGTGGGCTGGAGCAGTCTACTGGGGCCCTGGAGTACTGGAG GTGTGGGCTGGAGCAGTGTACTGGGGCCCTGGAGTACTGGAGGTGTGGGCTGGAGCAGTGTACTGGGGCCCTGGAGTACTGGAGGTGTGGGCTGGAGCAGTGTACTGGGGCCCTGGAGTGCTGGAGCAGTGTACTGGGGCCCTGGAGTACTGGAGGTGTGGGCTGGAGCAGTGTACTTGGGCCCTAG
- the LOC118367612 gene encoding uncharacterized protein LOC118367612 isoform X2, translating to MALEQSTGALEYWRCGLEQCTGALEYWRCGLEQCTGALEYWRYGLEQSTGALEYWRYGLEQSTGALEYWRCGLEQSTGALEYWRCGLEQCTGALEYWRCGLEQCTGALEYWRYGLEQSTGALEYWRCGLEQCTGALEYWRCGLEQCTGALEYWRCGLEQCTGALECWSSVLGPWSTGGVGWSSVLGP from the exons ATGGCCCTGGAGCAGTCTACTGGGGCCCTGGAGTACTGGAGGTGTGGGCTGGAGCAGTGTACTGGGGCCCTGGAGTACTGGAGGTGTGGGCTGGAGCAGTGTACTGGGGCCCTGGAGTACTGGAG GTATGGGCTGGAGCAGTCTACTGGGGCCCTGGAGTACTGGAGGTATGGGCTGGAGCAGTCTACTGGGGCCCTGGAGTACTGGAGGT GTGGGCTGGAGCAGTCTACTGGGGCCCTGGAGTACTGGAGGTGTGGGCTGGAGCAGTGTACTGGGGCCCTGGAGTACTGGAGGTGTGGGCTGGAGCAGTGTACTGGGGCCCTGGAGTACTGGAGGTATGGGCTGGAGCAGTCTACTGGGGCCCTGGAGTACTGGAG GTGTGGGCTGGAGCAGTGTACTGGGGCCCTGGAGTACTGGAGGTGTGGGCTGGAGCAGTGTACTGGGGCCCTGGAGTACTGGAGGTGTGGGCTGGAGCAGTGTACTGGGGCCCTGGAGTGCTGGAGCAGTGTACTGGGGCCCTGGAGTACTGGAGGTGTGGGCTGGAGCAGTGTACTTGGGCCCTAG
- the LOC118367612 gene encoding uncharacterized protein LOC118367612 isoform X18, which yields MALEQSTGALEYWRCGLEQCTGALEYWRCGLEQCTGALEYWRCGLEQCTGALEYWRCGLEQCTGALEYWRYGLEQSTGALEYWRCGLEQSTGALEYWRCGLEQCTGALEYWRCGLEQCTGALEYWRCGLEQCTGALECWSSVLGPWSTGGVGWSSVLGP from the exons ATGGCCCTGGAGCAGTCTACTGGGGCCCTGGAGTACTGGAGGTGTGGGCTGGAGCAGTGTACTGGGGCCCTGGAGTACTGGAGGTGTGGGCTGGAGCAGTGTACTGGGGCCCTGGAGTACTGGAG GTGTGGGCTGGAGCAGTGTACTGGGGCCCTGGAGTACTGGAGGTGTGGGCTGGAGCAGTGTACTGGGGCCCTGGAGTACTGGAGGTATGGGCTGGAGCAGTCTACTGGGGCCCTGGAGTACTGGAGGTGTGGGCTGGAGCAGTCTACTGGGGCCCTGGAGTACTGGAG GTGTGGGCTGGAGCAGTGTACTGGGGCCCTGGAGTACTGGAGGTGTGGGCTGGAGCAGTGTACTGGGGCCCTGGAGTACTGGAGGTGTGGGCTGGAGCAGTGTACTGGGGCCCTGGAGTGCTGGAGCAGTGTACTGGGGCCCTGGAGTACTGGAGGTGTGGGCTGGAGCAGTGTACTTGGGCCCTAG
- the LOC118367612 gene encoding uncharacterized protein LOC118367612 isoform X1, giving the protein MALEQSTGALEYWRCGLEQCTGALEYWRCGLEQCTGALEYWRYGLEQSTGALEYWRYGLEQSTGALEYWRCGLEQSTGALEYWRCGLEQCTGALEYWRCGLEQCTGALEYWRYGLEQSTGALEYWRCGLEQSTGALEYWRCGLEQCTGALEYWRCGLEQCTGALEYWRCGLEQCTGALECWSSVLGPWSTGGVGWSSVLGP; this is encoded by the exons ATGGCCCTGGAGCAGTCTACTGGGGCCCTGGAGTACTGGAGGTGTGGGCTGGAGCAGTGTACTGGGGCCCTGGAGTACTGGAGGTGTGGGCTGGAGCAGTGTACTGGGGCCCTGGAGTACTGGAG GTATGGGCTGGAGCAGTCTACTGGGGCCCTGGAGTACTGGAGGTATGGGCTGGAGCAGTCTACTGGGGCCCTGGAGTACTGGAGGT GTGGGCTGGAGCAGTCTACTGGGGCCCTGGAGTACTGGAGGTGTGGGCTGGAGCAGTGTACTGGGGCCCTGGAGTACTGGAGGTGTGGGCTGGAGCAGTGTACTGGGGCCCTGGAGTACTGGAGGTATGGGCTGGAGCAGTCTACTGGGGCCCTGGAGTACTGGAGGTGTGGGCTGGAGCAGTCTACTGGGGCCCTGGAGTACTGGAG GTGTGGGCTGGAGCAGTGTACTGGGGCCCTGGAGTACTGGAGGTGTGGGCTGGAGCAGTGTACTGGGGCCCTGGAGTACTGGAGGTGTGGGCTGGAGCAGTGTACTGGGGCCCTGGAGTGCTGGAGCAGTGTACTGGGGCCCTGGAGTACTGGAGGTGTGGGCTGGAGCAGTGTACTTGGGCCCTAG